One part of the Futiania mangrovi genome encodes these proteins:
- a CDS encoding thiamine pyrophosphate-dependent enzyme, whose product MGRDELRQFDFLGAGDPGALDALFGRGGGNGPGPAPWYRFGWMAADLDPLKLSAPLVHPDLATAREAMDADEAARLDADWCGSIGWEIGHLQDAERAAWLVGEIEAGWTPPDDLRAAALDLIARGEAFEAIFAKRLPTVKIFGLSGSETYLVAIEAAIREAGAKSVAVGGMHRGRLTQMALSFEKPLVRCIAECMGTPDLPEGLGASSDVPYHLGWEGTRADGVHMWVAPHPSHLSIVPALTLGRACAMARETGEAPLPLLLHTDAAFAGQGVNMELLQLSGLPQYSVGGTIHLVLNNQLGFTTDPEEARTARACTDIAKLIEAPVIHVNGDDPDAVLAAVRIAARYRNRFGADVVVDLVTFRRRGHNEIEEARFTQPLQYKVIDALPPISTRYAQTLGSDAPDLSAFRTEMDEAFAAAKSWAPNGPDMTPGLAKDIETRLCDPVETGVDVERLRALGIAMATAPEGMTLHPKVLQFLEKRRAAFEKGEGIDWASAEALAMAVAADDGLPVRFSGQDSVRGAFTQRHLALHDQETGAVHSVLGAFGSDVEVFNTPLIENAVLGIEYGISVGERRIQQIWEAQFGDFLSVCQPMFDQFVTGGEDRWLLTSRLTMLLPHGMDGGGPDHSTGHPERVLARCARGNICVVNASTPANYFHALRRQVVRDVAKPLVVFTPKFLLRHGACQSALADFGPSTGFETVIGETVARAKRVVLCSGKMFYLLDAARKERGLEKKVALVRIEQLYPFPAEAVAAALKPYAKADLVWAQEEPENLGPFTWLDRRLEAAAGRRVRLVTRPAAPSPAVGWKGWHEKEQQAVIDGALALED is encoded by the coding sequence ATGGGCAGGGATGAATTGCGTCAGTTCGATTTCCTGGGCGCGGGCGATCCCGGCGCGCTCGACGCGCTGTTCGGCCGCGGCGGGGGGAACGGCCCCGGACCGGCGCCTTGGTACCGCTTCGGCTGGATGGCGGCCGACCTCGACCCGCTGAAGCTGTCAGCCCCCCTCGTCCACCCCGACCTCGCCACCGCGCGGGAGGCGATGGACGCGGACGAAGCCGCCCGTCTCGACGCGGACTGGTGCGGGTCCATCGGCTGGGAGATCGGCCATCTGCAGGACGCCGAACGCGCCGCCTGGCTCGTCGGAGAGATCGAGGCGGGCTGGACCCCGCCCGACGATCTGCGCGCCGCCGCCCTCGACCTGATCGCACGGGGCGAGGCGTTCGAGGCGATCTTCGCCAAGCGCCTGCCGACCGTGAAGATCTTCGGCCTTTCCGGCTCGGAAACCTATCTCGTCGCCATCGAGGCCGCGATCCGCGAGGCGGGTGCGAAGTCCGTCGCGGTGGGCGGCATGCACCGCGGGCGCCTGACGCAGATGGCACTCTCCTTCGAGAAGCCGCTGGTGCGCTGCATCGCGGAGTGCATGGGAACCCCCGACCTGCCGGAGGGGCTGGGCGCGTCCTCCGACGTGCCCTATCACCTGGGCTGGGAGGGCACGCGCGCCGACGGCGTCCACATGTGGGTCGCACCGCACCCCTCGCACCTCTCCATCGTGCCCGCGCTGACGCTCGGGCGCGCCTGCGCCATGGCGCGGGAGACCGGCGAGGCGCCGCTCCCCCTCCTCCTCCACACCGACGCGGCCTTCGCAGGGCAAGGCGTCAACATGGAGCTTCTGCAGCTGTCCGGCCTGCCGCAATACTCGGTCGGCGGCACGATCCATCTCGTCCTCAACAACCAGCTCGGCTTCACCACCGACCCGGAGGAGGCGCGCACCGCGCGCGCCTGCACCGACATCGCCAAGCTGATCGAGGCCCCGGTCATCCACGTGAACGGCGACGACCCGGACGCGGTGCTCGCCGCCGTGCGCATCGCCGCGCGCTACCGCAACCGGTTCGGCGCGGACGTCGTCGTGGACCTCGTCACCTTCCGGCGGCGCGGCCACAACGAGATCGAGGAAGCCCGCTTCACCCAGCCGCTGCAATACAAGGTCATCGACGCGCTGCCGCCGATCTCCACACGCTACGCGCAGACGCTGGGGAGCGATGCGCCCGATCTTTCAGCCTTCCGCACGGAGATGGACGAGGCGTTCGCCGCCGCGAAGTCCTGGGCGCCCAACGGACCCGACATGACGCCCGGCCTTGCGAAGGACATCGAGACGCGGCTCTGCGATCCGGTCGAGACGGGCGTGGACGTCGAGCGGCTGCGCGCGCTCGGCATCGCCATGGCGACCGCGCCCGAGGGCATGACGCTGCACCCGAAGGTGCTGCAGTTCCTCGAGAAGCGCCGCGCCGCCTTCGAGAAGGGCGAGGGCATCGATTGGGCGAGCGCGGAGGCGCTTGCCATGGCGGTCGCCGCAGACGACGGCTTGCCCGTGCGCTTCTCCGGCCAGGACAGCGTGCGCGGCGCCTTCACCCAGCGCCATCTCGCGCTGCACGACCAGGAAACGGGCGCGGTCCACTCCGTCCTCGGCGCGTTCGGCAGCGATGTCGAGGTCTTCAACACGCCGCTGATCGAGAACGCCGTGCTCGGCATCGAATACGGCATCAGCGTGGGAGAGCGGCGCATCCAGCAGATCTGGGAGGCGCAGTTCGGCGACTTCCTCAGCGTCTGCCAGCCCATGTTCGACCAGTTCGTCACGGGCGGGGAGGACCGCTGGCTGCTCACCTCGCGCCTGACGATGCTGCTGCCGCACGGGATGGACGGCGGTGGCCCGGACCATTCGACGGGGCACCCGGAGCGCGTGCTCGCCCGCTGCGCGCGCGGCAACATCTGCGTGGTGAACGCTTCGACGCCCGCCAATTATTTCCACGCCCTGCGCCGCCAGGTCGTGCGCGACGTGGCCAAGCCCCTCGTCGTCTTCACACCGAAATTCCTGCTGCGCCATGGCGCGTGCCAGTCGGCGCTTGCCGATTTCGGACCCAGCACGGGCTTCGAGACGGTCATCGGCGAGACGGTCGCGCGGGCAAAGCGCGTCGTGCTCTGCTCCGGCAAGATGTTCTATTTGCTGGATGCGGCGCGGAAGGAGCGCGGGCTCGAGAAGAAGGTGGCGCTCGTGCGCATCGAGCAACTCTACCCCTTCCCGGCCGAGGCCGTGGCCGCCGCGCTCAAGCCCTATGCCAAGGCGGATCTCGTCTGGGCGCAGGAGGAGCCGGAAAACCTCGGCCCCTTCACCTGGCTCGACCGCCGGCTAGAGGCCGCCGCGGGCCGCCGCGTGCGGCTCGTCACCCGCCCCGCCGCCCCCTCGCCCGCCGTGGGCTGGAAGGGCTGGCACGAGAAGGAACAACAGGCCGTGATCGACGGCGCCCTTGCACTGGAGGACTGA
- a CDS encoding IclR family transcriptional regulator, with product MKRPPKPIAEDAGWIPDEFEGERHFVTALARGLEILRCFRKGELGLTNADFAERTGLPKATVSRLTFTLTKLGYLTLSPDSGRYRLGAGVLSLGYSMLSGLDIRTRARPLLQELATAADASVALGARDRLAMVYLECARGPGTVTLSLDVGSRVTLGTSAMGRALLAALPDGERDYLLRAMKDRMPDAYPRIVEGVERAREEIAAQGFCTSFGDWQADVNAVGVAILNDEGAPIFGLNCGAPAFKLSQERLMQEFGPRLVEIAAILGRGTV from the coding sequence ATGAAACGTCCGCCCAAGCCGATAGCCGAAGACGCGGGCTGGATTCCGGACGAGTTCGAGGGCGAGCGCCATTTCGTGACGGCGCTCGCACGCGGGCTCGAGATCCTGCGGTGCTTCCGCAAGGGGGAGCTTGGGCTCACGAACGCCGATTTCGCAGAACGGACGGGCCTTCCGAAAGCGACCGTCTCGCGGCTGACATTCACGCTGACCAAGCTCGGCTATCTGACGCTGTCGCCGGACAGCGGGCGCTACCGGCTGGGGGCTGGGGTTCTCTCGCTCGGCTACTCCATGCTGTCGGGTCTCGACATCCGCACCCGTGCGCGCCCCCTGCTGCAGGAACTGGCGACTGCGGCGGACGCATCCGTCGCGCTCGGCGCGCGCGACCGCCTCGCCATGGTCTACCTCGAATGTGCGCGCGGGCCGGGCACGGTGACGCTCAGCCTCGACGTGGGTTCGCGGGTGACGCTGGGCACGTCGGCCATGGGCCGCGCCCTGCTCGCCGCCCTGCCGGACGGGGAGCGCGACTACCTGCTGCGCGCCATGAAAGACCGGATGCCCGACGCCTATCCCCGGATCGTGGAGGGGGTGGAGCGCGCACGCGAGGAGATCGCCGCCCAGGGCTTCTGCACCTCCTTCGGCGACTGGCAGGCCGACGTGAACGCCGTCGGCGTCGCCATCCTCAATGACGAGGGCGCGCCGATCTTCGGCCTCAACTGCGGCGCACCGGCCTTCAAGCTCTCGCAGGAGCGGCTGATGCAGGAGTTCGGCCCCCGCCTCGTGGAGATCGCAGCGATCCTCGGCCGCGGCACCGTCTGA
- a CDS encoding peroxiredoxin has product MLGVGDRLPEFKVLAAKPGFMNPEENGESAFEEITEASFQGKWKLIYFYPKDFTFVCPTEIVEFANIKDDLEDRDCVLLGGSTDNEFVKLAWRRAHPDLANLNHYSFGDTTGALVDGLGVRSEEGVALRATFLVDPHGVIQHVSVNNLNVGRNPKETLRILDALQTDELCPCNRSVGGDVLRPAA; this is encoded by the coding sequence ATGCTCGGTGTTGGCGATCGTCTCCCCGAATTCAAGGTCCTGGCTGCGAAGCCCGGCTTCATGAACCCCGAAGAGAACGGCGAGAGCGCGTTCGAGGAGATCACGGAAGCGAGCTTCCAGGGCAAGTGGAAGCTCATCTATTTCTATCCGAAGGACTTCACCTTCGTCTGCCCGACGGAGATCGTCGAGTTCGCGAACATCAAGGACGACCTCGAGGATCGCGACTGCGTGCTCCTTGGCGGCTCGACGGACAACGAGTTCGTGAAGCTCGCATGGCGCCGGGCGCACCCGGACCTCGCGAACCTCAACCACTACTCGTTCGGCGACACGACGGGCGCGCTGGTCGACGGGCTTGGCGTCCGCTCCGAGGAAGGCGTGGCCCTGCGCGCGACCTTCCTGGTCGACCCGCATGGCGTCATCCAGCACGTTTCGGTCAACAACCTCAACGTCGGCCGCAACCCGAAGGAGACGCTGCGCATCCTCGACGCGCTGCAGACGGATGAGCTTTGCCCCTGCAACCGCTCGGTGGGCGGCGACGTCCTGCGCCCCGCGGCCTGA
- a CDS encoding class I adenylate-forming enzyme family protein: MTEAGEVAPTLAPPVPPAPHGAPELPIGRFRWLDEPVRHWAGVTPERVAVGDGRLSLSYSALDAAVDRMAERLAELGVQAGDRVTIVLENSVAGAVTLLACARMRAWAVPLNARLSDREIDAIADHCGPRVMVFTDAASHDARHQADRLGAAEDAAFGQLGARVRVLEPSWPEPVSADPVEQVAALIYTSGTTGAPKGVMLTHDNLVFVAGRSSVTRFLNREDRVYGVLPMSHVFGLASVLCGTLYQGARLDAVARFQAEECARALAEDGVTIYQGVPQMHARLVSLAKVRGAPLPAPRLRYMSSGGAPLDIGLKIAMEAMWGQPLHNGYGLTETSPTVTTTPTDAPARDASSGKLMPDVEVRIADPETGAALAPGAVGEIQVRGRLVMKGYYRDPAQTEAVMTADGFFRSGDLGRMTEEGELYVVGRLKELIIRSGFNVYPPEVEAVLTGHPDVAISAVVGKEIDGNEEVVAFLQPVPGRTLDEAELRAFVESRLAPYKRPSRYVVMEELPATSTGKLLKARLREIA, encoded by the coding sequence ATGACAGAGGCCGGGGAGGTGGCGCCGACGCTCGCGCCGCCCGTTCCGCCGGCGCCGCATGGGGCGCCCGAACTGCCCATCGGCCGGTTCCGCTGGCTCGACGAGCCGGTCCGGCACTGGGCGGGGGTGACGCCGGAGCGGGTGGCGGTCGGCGACGGCCGCCTGAGCCTCTCATATAGCGCGCTCGACGCCGCCGTCGACCGGATGGCGGAGCGGCTGGCCGAACTGGGCGTCCAGGCTGGCGACCGGGTGACGATCGTGCTCGAGAACTCGGTCGCGGGTGCGGTGACGCTTCTGGCCTGCGCGCGGATGCGGGCGTGGGCGGTGCCGCTCAACGCGCGCCTGTCGGACCGGGAGATCGATGCCATTGCAGACCACTGCGGACCGCGCGTCATGGTCTTCACGGATGCAGCCTCGCACGATGCGCGCCACCAGGCCGACCGGCTGGGCGCGGCCGAGGACGCGGCGTTCGGCCAGCTCGGCGCGCGCGTCCGGGTGCTGGAGCCCTCTTGGCCCGAGCCCGTCTCCGCCGATCCTGTAGAGCAGGTCGCGGCGCTGATCTACACCTCCGGCACGACGGGTGCGCCGAAGGGGGTGATGCTGACCCACGACAATCTCGTCTTCGTCGCCGGGCGGTCGTCGGTCACACGCTTCCTCAACCGCGAGGACCGGGTCTATGGCGTGCTGCCGATGAGCCATGTGTTCGGCCTCGCCTCGGTGCTGTGCGGCACGCTCTACCAGGGCGCGCGGCTCGACGCCGTGGCGCGCTTCCAGGCGGAGGAGTGCGCCCGCGCGCTGGCGGAGGACGGCGTGACGATCTACCAGGGCGTACCGCAGATGCACGCGCGCCTCGTCTCGCTCGCCAAGGTCCGGGGCGCGCCGCTGCCCGCGCCGCGGCTGCGCTACATGTCCTCGGGCGGTGCGCCGCTCGACATCGGGCTGAAGATCGCGATGGAGGCGATGTGGGGCCAGCCGCTGCACAACGGCTACGGTCTGACCGAGACCTCGCCCACGGTCACGACGACGCCGACGGATGCGCCGGCGCGCGACGCAAGCTCCGGCAAGCTGATGCCGGACGTCGAGGTGCGCATCGCCGATCCGGAAACGGGCGCGGCGCTGGCCCCCGGTGCGGTCGGCGAGATCCAGGTGCGCGGGCGCCTGGTGATGAAGGGCTATTACCGCGATCCGGCGCAGACCGAGGCGGTGATGACGGCGGACGGTTTCTTCCGCTCCGGCGACCTCGGCCGCATGACGGAGGAGGGGGAGCTTTACGTCGTCGGACGGCTCAAGGAACTCATCATCCGGTCGGGCTTCAACGTCTATCCGCCGGAGGTCGAAGCGGTGCTGACCGGCCACCCGGACGTCGCCATCTCGGCGGTCGTGGGCAAGGAAATCGACGGCAACGAGGAGGTGGTGGCCTTCCTCCAGCCGGTGCCGGGACGCACGCTCGACGAGGCGGAACTTCGCGCCTTCGTGGAGTCGCGGCTCGCGCCCTACAAGCGGCCCTCGCGCTATGTCGTCATGGAGGAATTGCCCGCGACGTCGACGGGCAAGCTTCTGAAGGCGCGGCTGCGGGAGATCGCCTGA
- a CDS encoding acetyl-CoA C-acyltransferase has protein sequence MTDAVIVSTARTPIGKAYRGSLNSTQGATLGAHAISHAIARAGIDPAEVEDIVMGCAMQEGTTGYNVARQCAVRAGLPVGVSGTTIDRQCASGLNAIAVAARAVMFDGLDVAVGGGMESISLVQNEHRNAFMAKDQGLLDMKPEVYMPMIDTAEIVAERYGIGREAQDRYGAESQQRTEAAHKAGIFRDEIVPITTVMTLVNKETGEASQHEVTLDHDEGMRPGTTFEGISALKAVRGEGKCITAGNASQLSDGASASVVMNAKVAEKRGIEPLAIFRGFVAAGCEPDEMGIGPVFAVPRLLKRHGLSVDDIDLWELNEAFAVQVLYCRDKLGIDPAKLNVNGGAIAVGHPYGMSGARLAGHAILEGRRRKAKYAVVTMCVGGGMGAAGLFEICN, from the coding sequence ATGACCGACGCCGTCATCGTCTCCACCGCCCGCACGCCCATCGGCAAGGCGTACCGTGGCTCGCTCAACTCCACGCAAGGGGCGACGCTCGGCGCCCACGCGATCAGCCACGCCATCGCGCGGGCCGGGATCGACCCGGCGGAGGTCGAGGACATCGTCATGGGCTGCGCCATGCAGGAGGGGACGACCGGCTACAATGTCGCGCGCCAGTGCGCGGTGCGCGCAGGGCTTCCCGTCGGCGTCTCCGGCACGACCATCGACCGGCAGTGCGCCTCCGGCCTCAACGCCATCGCGGTCGCGGCGCGCGCGGTGATGTTCGACGGTCTCGATGTCGCGGTCGGCGGCGGCATGGAATCGATCAGCCTTGTGCAGAACGAGCATCGCAACGCCTTCATGGCGAAGGACCAGGGCCTGCTCGACATGAAGCCCGAGGTCTACATGCCGATGATCGACACCGCCGAAATCGTCGCCGAACGCTATGGCATCGGGCGCGAGGCGCAGGACCGCTACGGCGCGGAAAGCCAGCAGCGTACCGAAGCCGCCCACAAGGCGGGCATCTTCCGGGACGAGATCGTGCCGATCACGACGGTGATGACGCTCGTCAACAAGGAGACGGGCGAGGCGAGCCAGCACGAGGTGACGCTCGACCATGACGAGGGGATGCGCCCCGGCACGACGTTCGAGGGTATTTCGGCCCTCAAGGCGGTGCGCGGCGAGGGCAAGTGCATCACGGCGGGCAATGCGAGCCAGCTTTCCGACGGCGCCTCGGCCAGCGTGGTGATGAACGCCAAGGTGGCGGAGAAGCGGGGGATCGAGCCGCTCGCCATCTTCCGCGGTTTCGTGGCGGCGGGGTGCGAGCCCGACGAGATGGGCATCGGCCCCGTGTTCGCCGTGCCGCGGCTGCTGAAGCGCCACGGGCTCAGCGTCGACGACATCGACCTGTGGGAACTGAACGAGGCGTTCGCCGTGCAGGTCCTCTATTGCCGCGACAAGCTGGGCATCGACCCGGCGAAGCTGAACGTCAACGGCGGGGCCATCGCGGTCGGCCATCCCTATGGCATGTCGGGCGCACGGCTCGCGGGCCACGCGATCCTCGAAGGCAGGCGGCGCAAGGCGAAATACGCGGTCGTGACCATGTGCGTCGGCGGCGGCATGGGCGCGGCGGGCCTCTTCGAGATCTGCAACTGA
- a CDS encoding acyl-CoA dehydrogenase family protein, whose amino-acid sequence MALDAETFNSLLDTIERFVAERLRPAEAQVDAEDKVPDAIVEEMKELGLFGLTIPEEFGGLGLNCSEEARVAVALGHTSPAFRSIFGTNVGIGAQGIVMDGTEEQKQKYLPGMASGDIIGSFCLTEPDSGSDAGALKTRADRDGNGYVLNGTKRYITNALRADVLTVMARTDQGEPGARGVSAFIVDAHTDGIRMGKPEKKMGQRGTYVSDVIFEDVKVPADALIGGKEGQGFKTAMKVLDRGRLHISGVCVGVAKRLIADSLAYAAERKQFGKPIADFQLIQAMLADSETECAAAEALLHDAARRKDAGEPMTKLAAMCKYYASEMVGRVADRAVQVHGGAGYVADYGIERFYRDVRLFRIYEGTSQIQQIIIAREMLRELRG is encoded by the coding sequence ATGGCGCTGGATGCGGAGACCTTCAACAGTCTGCTCGACACGATCGAGCGCTTCGTCGCCGAACGCCTGCGGCCCGCGGAAGCCCAGGTCGATGCCGAGGACAAGGTCCCCGACGCCATCGTCGAGGAGATGAAGGAGCTGGGGCTCTTCGGCCTGACCATCCCGGAGGAGTTCGGGGGGCTCGGCCTCAATTGCTCGGAAGAGGCCCGCGTCGCCGTCGCGCTGGGGCATACCTCCCCCGCGTTCCGGTCGATCTTCGGCACCAATGTCGGGATCGGCGCGCAGGGCATCGTCATGGACGGCACCGAGGAGCAGAAGCAGAAGTATCTGCCCGGAATGGCATCGGGGGATATCATCGGCTCCTTCTGCCTGACAGAGCCCGATTCGGGATCGGACGCCGGTGCGCTCAAGACCCGCGCCGACCGGGACGGCAACGGCTACGTGCTCAACGGCACGAAGCGCTACATCACCAATGCGCTGAGGGCGGACGTGCTGACCGTCATGGCGCGCACGGACCAGGGCGAGCCGGGGGCGCGCGGCGTCTCCGCCTTCATCGTGGACGCCCACACCGACGGCATCCGCATGGGCAAGCCCGAAAAGAAGATGGGCCAGCGCGGCACCTATGTCTCCGACGTGATCTTCGAGGACGTGAAGGTGCCCGCCGACGCGCTGATCGGCGGCAAGGAGGGCCAAGGCTTCAAGACCGCGATGAAGGTGCTCGACCGCGGGCGGCTCCACATCTCCGGCGTCTGCGTGGGCGTGGCCAAGCGGCTGATCGCGGATTCGCTCGCCTATGCCGCGGAACGCAAGCAGTTCGGCAAGCCCATCGCCGACTTCCAGCTGATCCAGGCGATGCTGGCGGACAGCGAGACCGAGTGCGCGGCTGCGGAAGCCCTGCTGCACGACGCGGCGCGGCGCAAGGACGCGGGCGAGCCGATGACGAAGCTCGCCGCCATGTGCAAGTATTACGCTTCCGAGATGGTGGGGCGCGTGGCCGACCGGGCCGTGCAGGTCCACGGCGGCGCGGGCTATGTCGCCGACTACGGGATCGAGCGGTTCTACCGCGACGTGCGCCTTTTCCGGATCTACGAGGGCACCTCGCAGATCCAGCAGATCATCATCGCCCGCGAGATGCTGAGGGAGTTGCGCGGATGA
- the lhpI gene encoding bifunctional Delta(1)-pyrroline-2-carboxylate/Delta(1)-piperideine-2-carboxylate reductase, which yields MPVIGRARMRELLPWPELVEALRKGFDGTIVSPVRHHHTVAGHGEPDKTLLLMPCWRDGGELGVKIVKVTPGNSARGLPAVAGLYVLFSGDTGAPVALLDGGELTARRTAAASALAASYLARKDARRLTVIGTGRLAPNLVEAHRAVRDYAHVTVWGRSAEKAAALAADLSARLGIEAAAEPDLEKAVRGADTVSAATLSRVPLVRGAWLTPGMHVDLVGAFTPQMRESDADALARARVFVDTRAGALKEAGDVVQAIAEGALGEGDIAADLFDLCSGRHKGRTSADEITLFKSVGASLEDLAAAELAYRLATG from the coding sequence GTGCCGGTCATCGGCCGGGCGCGGATGCGGGAGCTTCTGCCCTGGCCCGAGCTTGTCGAGGCACTGCGCAAGGGCTTCGACGGCACCATCGTCTCGCCGGTGCGGCACCATCACACGGTCGCGGGCCATGGCGAGCCGGACAAGACCCTGCTGCTGATGCCCTGCTGGCGCGACGGGGGCGAGCTGGGGGTGAAGATCGTCAAGGTCACGCCCGGCAACAGCGCGCGGGGGCTGCCCGCCGTCGCGGGCCTCTACGTGCTCTTTTCGGGCGACACGGGCGCGCCGGTCGCCCTGCTCGACGGCGGCGAACTGACCGCGCGGCGGACGGCAGCGGCGAGCGCGCTGGCGGCGAGCTATCTCGCGCGCAAGGATGCACGCCGCCTGACGGTGATCGGGACCGGGCGGCTCGCGCCCAACCTTGTGGAGGCGCACCGGGCCGTGCGCGATTATGCCCATGTCACGGTCTGGGGACGCTCTGCGGAGAAGGCGGCGGCGCTGGCCGCCGATCTCTCGGCGCGGCTGGGCATAGAGGCGGCCGCCGAGCCCGATCTCGAGAAAGCCGTGAGGGGGGCGGACACGGTAAGCGCGGCGACACTGTCGCGGGTGCCGCTGGTGCGCGGGGCGTGGCTCACGCCCGGCATGCACGTCGATCTCGTGGGCGCGTTCACGCCGCAGATGCGGGAGAGCGATGCGGACGCGCTGGCCCGCGCGCGGGTCTTCGTGGACACCCGCGCCGGTGCGCTGAAGGAAGCGGGCGACGTGGTGCAGGCCATCGCCGAGGGCGCGCTGGGGGAGGGGGACATCGCCGCCGACCTCTTCGATCTTTGCAGCGGGCGGCACAAGGGACGGACGTCGGCGGACGAGATCACGCTCTTCAAGTCGGTGGGGGCGTCGCTCGAGGATCTGGCGGCGGCGGAACTCGCCTACCGGCTCGCCACGGGCTGA
- a CDS encoding carboxymuconolactone decarboxylase family protein, protein MSIETLKSALPDYAKDIKLNLSSIANDESLGAQRLWGTLVASAHATRQRDVIAAIEAEAADKLAPEALKAARAAAAIMAMNNIYYRFVHLASAPDYKTLPAKLRMNVIGNPGVEKADFELWSLAVSAINGCGACIDAHEAELRKHGLKPAEIQTAVRIASVVNAVAAVLDGEAALQSSLAQAA, encoded by the coding sequence ATGTCGATCGAGACGCTGAAGTCGGCACTGCCCGACTACGCCAAGGACATCAAGCTCAACCTGTCCTCCATCGCCAATGACGAAAGCCTGGGCGCGCAGCGCCTGTGGGGCACCCTCGTCGCCTCCGCGCACGCCACGCGCCAGCGCGACGTGATCGCCGCCATCGAGGCGGAGGCTGCGGACAAGCTTGCGCCCGAGGCACTGAAGGCCGCGCGTGCAGCCGCCGCGATCATGGCGATGAACAACATCTACTACCGCTTCGTGCACCTCGCGTCCGCGCCGGACTACAAGACGCTGCCCGCCAAACTGCGGATGAACGTCATCGGCAATCCGGGTGTCGAGAAGGCGGATTTCGAGCTTTGGTCGCTCGCCGTCTCCGCGATCAACGGCTGCGGCGCATGCATCGACGCGCACGAGGCCGAACTGCGCAAGCATGGCCTGAAGCCCGCCGAGATCCAGACCGCCGTGCGCATCGCCTCCGTCGTGAACGCGGTGGCTGCCGTCCTCGACGGCGAGGCCGCGCTGCAGTCCTCCCTGGCGCAGGCGGCCTGA